From the genome of Bicyclus anynana chromosome 26, ilBicAnyn1.1, whole genome shotgun sequence:
tgaggagtagaaggttagcttggtatggacatgtaacgcgtagggaggaaagtcatattactagaaaaatgttgaatgtgcaagtggaaggacataagagaggaaggccaaagaagagatggttggattgtgtgaaagaggacatgtgtgtaaaagaagtggatgatgagtggacgagtaatagagacgaatggaaaagattgacatatttttccgaacccacttaagtgggataagggtaaggagatgatgatggaAATAGACGTTAATCttatttcatactatatttaaacgcttttttaacgtccgtaaaaAAACTCTAGTACAAATAAGAGCTTAAAAAAGCAATAAAGCtaaagtatgttaattagtcaaatagttacggagataatacaaaatttctaaaagacgcagaaatgccgctaaatgacgccccgtggtttcacccacatagttcctgttcccgaaaGAACACGGTGTAAAATAAATGCCTATGAATCTcgcaaataacatagctttctatcggtgaaagaattttcaaaatcggttttgtagatccagagattaccccttccaaacacacaaactttaccacttacaatctaaatatataaaaaccactggacggatcgggctgaaatttggcatgcaggtagattttaagacgtaggcatccgcttaGAAaaaattttgatcaattctacacccaagaggataaaataggggatgaaggTTCGtatgaaattttgtcaattttaaaccgatttagctgaagtttggaatagaaatagattttactctgaattaacacataggctactttttatcccggaaaaaatcatggtacCCGCGCAAtttgtttaaaactaaatttcacgcggacgaagtcgcgggggtccgctagtatgagtATAAAAACTCTATTAAAAAGTTGCTTTTTTCATTTACACGTGGATTTTTTCCCTGATAATCTTGGTAATTAATCGTGAAGAATAGTGAGAAAGGTTACACCAAGACatcaaaactataaaataaaaattaagaaggTCGATGGTATGTGAATATGATGGCTGATTAATGTTGCTCATAAAAAAGGTGACGTCATTGATGattctcattaaaaaaattaaatccagGTGTAATTTTATCGCTTAACGTATGATGTCATTGAAAAAAGTCCTCTagccattcgctgcccgcgagtattttatcggtgagcccgtctgcgttgaagaagccgacaatcagggaatgcggttttaatctacagttgtgagccatttaaaaaatctttatattcctctatcgcgcggagcatgatactgtgctcgcatattgcccttagtttactttatatttttttacatttcacgtaacggatacgatgcgaggcgaccggtcgtccatttaggagtcaaatggctAGCAATGATTGTACTTGATATTTTCGTTGTAAGTTAGCAAATATattcatctatatctatactctatacttataataaaactggacaaattttatacattacttcgcaatttgagattttacttataccatttgtaacaccaaccGTTACCGAGGCATAACGTACTACTAGAAGCATCtagaaaagttttttaaatgaaatgaaatgaattttgtttgggggcattatatattcgatactgaagctaaaaatatttcttttcgattttttgtctgtctatctgtctattAGTGTGACCCgatatgtaaaattatttcactgttaggaagctactCTATTCCTGAgtggtatataatattttcaaaaaagttaGGAATCCttcataaaatttcaataatgtaacccaaggtataaaaattacctaaaatattgtttacatcgcGTGCACTGCAAAatctattgatgttagaataaaatgatgtactacaactttgcagaacacatcatttttggataggggtagagtaggtgttACGTagggcagtggcgtgcataagtttgttgatcagggtatgcactagtaagacaaTTTAACCAAACTGGGCAAATGTGCATTGTATAAGCATTAACAAAacatttgttagggtatgcagtactttaaagcatgtatgaagtgcacgccactggggtagggctagggtaggggtagggtaggagtagctatgctgatatacattctatatttgtacttcaaaaaagagcaattcgagcaatatatcaattaaaatcacgcgagtcccttcgtcaaaagtttaaagaaataggtatactaacagtagcctgtcaatatatatataacagtatagtatatgtaagacaaaatattaatttgtacaaacgaaaaggagatttaaacccacgtcttactagacacgggcataagttagttatttctgcatatcgtctctaaagagttaaaaaatcttttgtaggtttgggtgtactcttctataacaagatccccaagattgtgatggacttgccaatgcacaactttacgcaatgtgttaaaaaacatttacttagtcgagcgtactacaacattaatgagttccttaatgataaagatgcttggaggccgttggatcagcttccaccttcacacaggaaataaaactataagaaattgtaatgtaattgttatcaattgtaaattataatactgtatgactttttcaaaagagcaactgttgagtttcttgccggtatcttctcagcagaacctgccttccgaaccggtggtagaatctttacaaatagtcaactgacgtgtcaaaagtgcttctaaactgagcctacttgacataaatgaattttgaattttgaaagagTAGGGAGGTATAGGGTGGGAGtacctagggtagggtagggaaaaTGTAGGATGGGAGTAAAATATAGGGTATTGTATCTCGTACTATAAGAAAAATGCACATTGTTTACTTTAAGTATTGTGTAGCAAATTAATGTAAAGaacattaatttcattaattgttGTTTCAGATTAATTTCTTATACTTCCTTTTTTCTACTTTCCGCTAATTATGTCGCTGCATAAGAATGCATAAAACAAATCTTCCGTTGCATCTGTCTGTCTATACCTACGCGATTAACTCAAAGAGTTCACGCGTTTTTAGTGGTgtgcgaggtggatttacaagacggaggtcctgggttcgatcctcggctgtgCCGactgaggtttccttaattaattaatttatttattcatttaagtaacatttccattataatatttaacacatatcatagataaaatgtcataattattacaaatggaaaccctgtgagggtgttgtaactacaaagcAAAACTTAGCTtaacttaaaataacataagataagtagagaggcggatttattgtttttcggtcaaaaagttattaattttataatatactttttcaagcaaaaagttttttaatgttaataaaaactaattaatatttttcttttccttaatgttttgcggtaatttattatatatttctatgcacattttgtgcgggccagtactgtgcatttttaaccgacttcaaaaaggaggaggttctcaattcggtcggtattttttttttatttaactttggcTGTACTAAgtgtaattggtccaggtctggctggtgggagggttcagccgtggctagttaccaccctaccggcaaagacgtaccgccaatggattcgttccggtacgatatcgtgtagaaacggaaagggtcgtggattttcattctactcataacaatttagcccgcttccatcttcgattgcatcatcacttaccatcaggtgagattgtggtcaaaggttaacttgtaaataataaaaaataatcttttttacataaaattggaaccgacttcaaagatgtattttagttatttcgtttttaatacaaaattaggtactaaaccgattttcatgaaaataaataagaccaatctggaagtatactctttcaaacaataaaGAGTTTTcgaaaattggttaataaatgacgaagttatgaggtatcaattaaaaaaaaagcacgtcgaatggggatgatgactaggttggaatatatcgatttttttaataaattcggataaataaggttaatgttaactaatttatacataaaaagcaaagattgactggatatttgcaaaataaataagattataaaatttcaaaatctaataaaaatcttttatcgtaattagatgaaaattcatacagttttagcttccttacattaaatgtgacatttttcaatacatgaactattgacataaacacacaaataacaaagatattagtaattttgtttgaacgcccatacaaatctaacgaccagcgagccaacgacgtcagtaactcgtgccattttgtatggagcgtttttcagggatccgcggcagcgccgcaaatccgaccctttaaatccctgtagctccgaaagtaatgatcgcagataccctgttacttttacaaaattgcttttctattagcatactcttaatttatatacaatttaaaaaactgtcatcatccctattaaaaaaGATGTTCTTTTTCAACTCTTCGCTAATAAGAGACAGATTAGTGTAAGATTTTCGCAATGTATAATGTTTACACATATTAAGTTTGACACGATCGATCCTAGATGGCGTTAAGACAATTTTGTCTCGCGATATAGTTCAGTGTTTACAGAATCATATTATTGTAAACGTTTTCAATTTCATgcagtttaatttatattatacatacatcaCTCAAATACCTAAACCAgttcaaaatttatattattatttaatttaattaataaaaaattagataaattaGACTAATTTGTGTGATGACAAGACTTTTATTTACTTCATGCCCTTTAATATCTCGCGACGCTCAGGATTCTTTTTTGAACCCTTTGTTTGCTCGATTGGATTCTATTCGATACGTCTctcagtaaaaatattttgttctgtCTTGCttgacaaataaatatttacagacAAAATGGCGCCCTCCGCAACAGAAACTACCACCATAACAGAGACCGAAGAGACACTTCCCAAGCTCGTCGCCCCCCAAGCCGCGCCCAGGAAATATGACATAATCTACTTCAACCTGCTTACATTCGGCTACGCGCATCTCGCTACACTGTATGGAATGTATCTAGCTTGTACCACCGCCACGTGGAAGACTTTGATGTTCCGTAAGTACATTATGTTTATAACTTTGGAGACTATCGATGACATAGTCTACTTCCGCCTACTTACATTCGGCTACGCGCATCTCGCGACACTGTATGGAATGTATCTAGCCTGTACTTACCACCGCCACGTGGAAGACTTTGATGTTCCGTAAGTACATTATGTTTATAACTTTGGAGACTATCGATGACATAGTCTACTTCCGCCTACTTACATTCGGCTACGCGCATCTCGCGACACTGTATGGAATGTATCTAGCCTGTACTTACCACCGCCACGTGGAAGACTTTGATGTTCCGTAAGTACATTATGTTTATAACTTTGGAGACTATCGATGACATAGTCTACTTCCGCCTACTTACATTCGGCTACGCGCATCTCGCGACACTGTATGGAATGTATCTAGCCTGTACTTACCACCGCCACGTGGAAGACTTTGATGTTCCGTAAGTACATTATGTTTATAACTTTGGAGACTATCGATGACATAGTCTACTTCCGCCTACTTACATTCGGCTACGCGCATCTCGCGACACTGTATGGAATGTAACTAGCCTGTACCACCGCTAAATGTTGACGCCCACcataagatggaagcaggctactTGAAAGAAGTACCCGAAAGTAGAActaagtttattctacccacacCTCCAATGGTTTTTAtgtgacatcgtaccggaccgctaaatcgcttaacggggtacgtctttgcggttagggtggtaactagccacggccaaaccATACAACCCCTGACCTGAGCGACTCTCGAAactataaaatcctaaactgacccgtgCTGGGAATCGAATTCAAAAGCTCTCTGAGAACCTGCACGTAGcacgatgatgattatgacgaggatgttgatgatgatgatgatgatgatgatgatgatgatgatgatgatggtgataatgatgatgatgatgatgatgatgatgatgatgatgatgatgatgatgacgattatgaaaatgatgatgatgatgatgatgatgataatgatgatgatgatgatgatgatgatgatgatgataatgatgatgatgatgatgatgatgatgatgatgatgatgatgatgacgattatgaaaatgatgatgatgatgatgatgataatgatgatgatgatgatgatgatgatgatgatgatgatgatgatgatgatgatgatgatggtgatgatgatgatgatgatgatgatgatgatgacgattatgaaaatgatgatgatgatgatgatgataatgatgatgatgatgatgatgatgatgatgatgatgatgatggtgatgatgatgatgatgatgatgatgatgatgacgatgacgattatgaaaatgatgacgatgatgatgatgatgatgatgatgatgatgatgatgatgatgatgatgatgatgatgatgatgatgatgatgatgagggtaATGATGAGGATGAGTGAGCATGATTCACTGTTTCAGATCACGTAATGTTCATACTGGCGGCGGTGGGAATAACGGCGGGCACGCACCGCCTGTGGTCGCACCGCGCGTACAAGGCCAAGATGCCGCTGCAGATCATACTGATGGTGTTGAACTCCTTCGCCTTCCAGAACTCCGCCATCCAGTGGGTACGAGATCACCGCATGCACCACAGGTGagaatatacacaaacactttCAAGCGTGTATTTCTCATTGCCGTGAAAATACATCTCACTAGTTAACAAGTGCCATTTAGAAACGAACTTTTTTTTCCTTCTTCAATTCTATTCCTAAGAAAAGTTAATTGAAATTATGAAGGAGCAGCATTATAACAATGATATGCTGAATATAATGAGAGAGAGTAGAGATTTACAACGGATATTATGGGAAGAATAAGTAGATATTATTTCGCGAGATTTCGATAGTAAAAATAGATAACACAAGTTACTTCGACGGCGACCTACACGTTCTCGTGTGGTCGCACCGTTCTACGCGGTTTCTCGTCAGACGGCTGGCCAACAGTGCGTTATAGCGCTAAAGCTACGTGATCAGCAGCAGTGGGGTCATCTTATTCCGAGAGTGtcggggtacgggcctcgaggcttggTCTCCTTGCCTAAATACTTGCTCATGCCTATCTGAAGCTCATCTGAAGCATCAGAGGCCTATGAGTAGATTATGTTTAGTCTGGTCAGTGCCCCAGCGCAGACTGCAATTCCTCGATATCCAGAGCTGGGGCGGTGACATGTCCCGTGCTGGTAGCAATTTGGTGGCTATCTTGCGCCGAGACGGTGTCTAGTCCAGTTCTTCACCCCGCGCGAACTGCAATCGTATCACCGTCCTGTAGCAAGGCAGTGACTTCGTCACGTCCGATGCTTGCGTCATCCATATCGTCGTCTTCGTCGTTGCCTACGGTGTATGCACCTTCAGAGATGGCCATTTGTAGTAGCTCAGGAGGTAGAGGACGTCCTTTTGGTGTTCGAGAGACGTCGGGTCTTCTCCGACCCGTGTAGCACGGGGcggggggtacgggcctcgaggcaatGCCTTCTTGTCCAGGCGTGTCGCGGGGGATCTTTCTCCCCCGGTGGTTTTTTTCAACCCCTCCCAGAATTGAGGCCAATTGGCCTAAAGGTTTGGTACTTCTTCAGCTCCGGTGGTTCAGCAGCGGGTTCAGTTGGAGAAGTGTTTTGTGTTCGTGCGTTATATCACTATAATAGTCGAGTTgcatactagatggcgctaccaGTTGTTTGGGATTAATTATATCTCGCTATGATGATTCTAACTTTTACCACGAAAATTATTCATAACAAAAGTTATGCAGCGTGCTATTTCGTGGAGAGTTATCACTATGCACATGACATTTCCAGGTACAGCGATACAGACGCCGATCCACACAACGCGACGCGCGGCTTCTTCTACTCCCACATGGGTTGGCTGCTGGTGCGGAAGCACCCCGAAATGCTGCGTCGGGGCAAGTTCATCGACATGTCCGATATCTATGCCAACCCGGTGCTAAGGTTCCAGAAGAAGttagtatttttaaactttactaGCGGATGTCCGCATTGAtttgagtttttcacaaaacccgcgggaactgtcgctgactgactgactgacttttTTTAGAACTACAGTAGACATTTTCTATGCCTACTGTAATCCGACCACAGACCATATGTGGTCTCTACCTATATATAGAACTACCCCACTACATCCACTATTGTTAACCtgttaaaagatatagcaaatattcttcttTTTAAACACATAGACCGTTACTTTTCAATTCTTATCGGTATATTTACTAGTGTACGAGTTTCTCTAataaccaatgagggaaggagatttttaaaaattatcttttaaCTCTTCGGCCGCAATTTAATTAGGCAACTTATGTGTAATGTATCAATGtgagtattttatataatttactagcggacacctgcaacttcatccgcccttcgtccaacctctttaatccagcccttacaaaagtatcactgtaaaaatggagtaacttctcccgttttccaacatttcccttcactgctctgctcctattgatagtagcgtgatgaaaaatatactataacctgcccaggtgtatggagaataattgtaccaagtttcgttaaaatctgtcgagtagtttttgtttctacaacgaacatacagacagacaaaaattttactgattgcagttttggcatcagtatcgatcactaatcaccctctaatagttattttggaaatatatttcatgtacagattgACCTCtctattgatttattataagtatagatttcttatcccaattaaaaaACAGATGAGGCTATATATTTGTTATGCTGGAGCTATAAGGAATTTCTCCAATTTCAGATACGCGATCCCCGTATTCGGTACGCTCTGCTTCGCGCTCCCCACTCTAATCCCCATGTACTTCTTCGGAGAGACCCTCAACACCGCCTGGCACCTCACCATCATGCGCTACGTCTTCAACCTCCACATGACATTCCTGGTCAACAGCGCTGCTCATCTTTGGGGCAACAAGCCATACGACAAGAACATGTTACCCGCTCAGAACCTCCCCGTCTCCTTCATAGCGTTCGGCGAAGGTTTCCACAACTATCACCATGCGTTCCCATGGGATTACAAAACGGCGGAGCTCGGCAACAACTGGCTGAACTTCAGCACCAAGTTCATTGACTTCTTCGCTTGGATCGGCTGGGCGTACGACCTGAAGGAGGTGCCTCTAGAGGTAGCGCGAGCGAGGGCCGAGAGGACGGGCGACGGGAGCAACTTGTGGGGCTTTCGAGATAAGACTGAGTGAATCGGGTGATGATTGGCTAGTTGACAGTTGTTTAAAATTCCCTTCAATTGTTACCAGAGTTTTTCGTTAAAGCTACTGtcacacatgctcatttcaagcgcAAAatcatgctactattgagcagttgctacttattagcatgcgtatcgcaacattgctaataatgcgcatgcttatttcgagcttgctcaataatcaacagtcgtgcgatttatgagcgtgatacttgctgcgcgggtggaagggggcgtgggtttagcgcgtctgaacaggtttgcttattgagtatgctagtcgaccagcattgctattctgtattctcttcacctttatctctccctgtctaacacgacaCTATAgccagagagcgatagatacaaattagcatgtgtaattggaatgtttgctttgagcatgcttattcaggagcatacttattgctagcaaatgtaaactgatgataagcatgcttgtatggagcatacttaatagcacgtttttagcatgctattttagagcaagtgtaacagtacctttactGTGAGGTCACGATCACGTGACCACGTTTAACAATGGCGCAGTTAGGATTAAACGAcgatatcataatatattatatatcgatAACGTCGTTTAATCCTAAATGCGCCATAAACTTGTCTATGGGTGCTATTAATATAAACTTATTGGTTGTAATCTTTATTAAACAagctaactttaaaaaataaatattattggttTTGCAAAATcacgtatttttaatttgaaatcagAACGAGCGACTGTTTCCCGCCTATCGCACAAAATTCGTTAAAATTTATGTATCATACCATtattacaagatttttttttacctttcatGTTAAACATCTGTAACCGCACGTAAAACtgatttctggcgtggcgaccGATGCCATGTCGTCGCGtcgccacgctatatgatggtatatatatatatatgtatatatacagtctatatgcagttGTGTCTAcagtgtggcgacgcgtcgccatgcgcaatcgactgtgcgattctctcccactcgatccggcgTTAAGGCATCTAtctcgctacactgagctcggatacctatagtgtatacagtgttgtttaagtttttaaccgacttcaaaaaggaggaggttctcaattcggtcggtattttttttttttttttatgtatgtacaccgattactcaaagacgcctggaccgatttcaaaaattatttttttgtttgaaacggtatagtccccatttggtcccattgccatcatgtcaagatctgatgatggaatcc
Proteins encoded in this window:
- the LOC112050801 gene encoding acyl-CoA Delta(11) desaturase; the encoded protein is MAPSATETTTITETEETLPKLVAPQAAPRKYDIIYFNLLTFGYAHLATLYGMYLACTTATWKTLMFHHVMFILAAVGITAGTHRLWSHRAYKAKMPLQIILMVLNSFAFQNSAIQWVRDHRMHHRYSDTDADPHNATRGFFYSHMGWLLVRKHPEMLRRGKFIDMSDIYANPVLRFQKKYAIPVFGTLCFALPTLIPMYFFGETLNTAWHLTIMRYVFNLHMTFLVNSAAHLWGNKPYDKNMLPAQNLPVSFIAFGEGFHNYHHAFPWDYKTAELGNNWLNFSTKFIDFFAWIGWAYDLKEVPLEVARARAERTGDGSNLWGFRDKTE